AATTTAATCTACCAAAGCTGTCGTCAGCTCGAGAACCAATCGTCTCCTTTATGAACAAACACCCGCTGTTGCGATGTCAGGACTATCTAAATCGATGCATTCCGGATCCTCCTTCGTGTTCATGGGCTAGCCACACAATTCCCAAGACGGCAACGGAGGCGGAAATGAACCACTTGGTTATTGTGTCCGTTCCCTGTACCTccttgaagaaaaagacacCCCATAGACCACTCACGAACAGTTGCATttggcaaaaagaaaagccgGTACCTTGACCGAGATAGGTGACGGCCAGGATAGAACAAAAATTACCAAAGCTGTATAGTAGACCGGCCATCAGACCTGGTATTAGTAAATGCTCAAAATGCCATTTTGGTAGACAGTCAACTGCTTCATTCCAGTGTCCGTTCGTTTGGTGGAGGTAGTAGCCAAGGAAAGCCAGCCATATACATGTATTGACAATGAGAGATCCAGTTGCGTAGCTAATTAGATAGCCAGCACCAGTCATGTCCTCTTCCTGCAAAGCGAAGTGTAAGGGAATCCTGCGACAAGCGAAGAACGGAAATTGGTAAGCCGGGCTCGGTCATCTTACTTAACAACTACGGAACGCATTCTTGCTCCAGAACGTACAAGTTCATGCCACCCCATGCGCCGTTGATTACGGCTCCAAGAATACCCATTTGCCTTCTCGTCAGAGAGACTCGTCCACCAAAAAGAACCAGACGATCCTTGCTTAACACCGATTTGGCATCGTCGTACGTGCCCATAACAATGTCTTCCCCATCCGTTGCAAATGGCTCGATTTCCATCGGAATAACGCCCGAGGCTCCAACGAGCGGAACTGTGATCGAGTTTTCCGCTATTGTGGAACCAGCACGTTTCAACTTTTGACCAAGGCCAAGAGGATGCGAAGCTGCAGTCTTGACGGATCGGTAAGAAACAGCCAACGTATCCACTTGTTGCTGGTGTGCCGAAAACCGGCTCATACCAATCAAACCAATGATGAGGCAACCAAATGCCAAGCATGTCTGGTAAAAGCTCTTGACACGCTCTTGAAATACaatgattccgaaaaagaagctggTCAGGACCGTAATGGAGCTCCAAGTTCCCACAGCCACTGCCAAACCGGCATTACGAATACCAAAGATCCCCATAGCGGCGCCGGGTACCCAAAAGAGCCCCGAAACAATACCGTACGGAGTCCATCGTGGTTCCTCGCCCAAAAGAATTACCAACCAGCATGTCAAAAAGCAGACGGACGTCTTATAGCTTTGCATAACCAGCGGGTGCACTTCAACCTTGCCGGCGAGCTTGATCGGGACaccaaagcttccaaagcTTAACACCGCTAGAACAGCGGCTATCCAGCCGCATGTGTCGGAGCATCCATCAAAGATGGAAGCGGCCATGGTGAATTGTATGTTGATTTGGATACTACAGCTCGCCTTTTGAAAAGCAGATAGTCCTCCACTCTCACGGATACGCAAGTACTGCAGCGACAGTGGCCAACAAAATGAAAGTCTGCAACACAGGTTGCCGAAGTTTACCGATGGCACAGGTACCGAGGCAGTAGCAATTTTATTCGACACCGAACCTTGCAGTAACCTCACCGGTCACTTCTCGAAGGAAACAGGATTTCATAATTACTGCATCGAATGCCCGTTGATGACTTACTGTAACAGTTGGTGTGGACAATTCTATTCCTCCTGGTGAAACCAACTACTAGCGGACCCTTCTTCTGGTTTGATAAACAATGTCACGTACGCCGACCTGACGTCGCAGAAAAAAGAGCCTGAAAAAATCTCTTGACAAATGAAGCCTTGACCTTACTGAGAGAAAACAACTCCTCTAGTATTGGAGTATGTTTAATGGCACGCCCCTTATGTTTTCCGATGCTTCGTGATTTGCTGGTAAGAAGATGAGTGGATTTCGTTAAATCAGATCAGCCTTCCTGACAGATTGTTGAGACTGGATTCTGCCGTTTCTCCGTTGGAGTATTTTTCACCAATCAAATCTAAGAACTTTGTACCGTTCTACATAATCCATGTTCGCAGTAAATTGCCCCGAAGCAGTGGACATTTGCCCCGTTACCAGCGAAACTGTCAATCTTACCACTCCATGCCTTGACATTCTGATGCACATAGTCCATTCCACGATGAATGAACATAGTAGAGACCTCATCAAGAGGGCTTCGGAGACGGAGGCTAACTTTGACAATCATTTCTTTGGGAGCTCCAATTCGTTCGGCAgcttgttttctttggcgCTTGCGCGACAAAATAGTAG
The genomic region above belongs to Phaeodactylum tricornutum CCAP 1055/1 chromosome 16, whole genome shotgun sequence and contains:
- a CDS encoding predicted protein — encoded protein: MAASIFDGCSDTCGWIAAVLAVLSFGSFGVPIKLAGKVEVHPLVMQSYKTSVCFLTCWLVILLGEEPRWTPYGIVSGLFWVPGAAMGIFGIRNAGLAVAVGTWSSITVLTSFFFGIIVFQERVKSFYQTCLAFGCLIIGLIGMSRFSAHQQQVDTLAVSYRSVKTAASHPLGLGQKLKRAGSTIAENSITVPLVGASGVIPMEIEPFATDGEDIVMGTYDDAKSVLSKDRLVLFGGRVSLTRRQMGILGAVINGAWGGMNLIPLHFALQEEDMTGAGYLISYATGSLIVNTCIWLAFLGYYLHQTNGHWNEAVDCLPKWHFEHLLIPGLMAGLLYSFGNFCSILAVTYLGQGTGFSFCQMQLFVSGLWGVFFFKEVQGTDTITKWFISASVAVLGIVWLAHEHEGGSGMHRFR